In Citrus sinensis cultivar Valencia sweet orange chromosome 2, DVS_A1.0, whole genome shotgun sequence, a single genomic region encodes these proteins:
- the LOC102616449 gene encoding uncharacterized protein LOC102616449: MDSHNQSKNSNSIEDIFDSSLNLEQTHLKEGYDEGYAHGLATGKEEAKDVGLKHGFETGEELGFYKGCVDVWNSAIRIAPTRFSARVRKGIKQMEELIEKYPVNDPENESVQEIMEALRLKFRIIRAAFGVKLEYDGYPKPIEIEF, encoded by the coding sequence atggaCTCGCATAATCAATCAAAGAATTCCAATTCAATTGAAGACATCTTCGACTCTTCACTGAACCTAGAGCAGACACATCTTAAAGAAGGCTACGACGAAGGCTACGCTCACGGCCTTGCCACCGGAAAAGAAGAGGCCAAAGATGTAGGCCTGAAACACGGTTTTGAAACTGGCGAGGAACTAGGCTTTTACAAGGGCTGTGTCGATGTGTGGAACTCCGCTATTCGGATCGCTCCGACCCGGTTCTCGGCTCGGGTCCGCAAGGGTATCAAGCAAATGGAAGAGTTGATTGAGAAATACCCAGTTAACGATCCGGAGAATGAGAGTGTTCAAGAGATCATGGAGGCTTTGAGGCTCAAATTTAGAATTATTCGGGCTGCTTTCGGTGTGAAATTGGAGTACGACGGGTACCCTAAACCCATAGAGATTGAGTTTTGA